A stretch of Nitrospiria bacterium DNA encodes these proteins:
- the zwf gene encoding glucose-6-phosphate dehydrogenase: MRQAKVLRIPPPESAAQEPQANPFGLVIFGASGDLTRRKLIPALFRLLRSDLLPKHWYVIGSARTRMDDDVFRKHVRESIRVVEEIESVRAAEVDHFLGRFHYLAGDSQASAYYVRLAKRLNELDKDHQTGGNRLFYLATPPDSYPGIIRELGEAGLNRPVKTARWNRIVIEKPFGSDLASAQALNRKVAQVFKEDQVYRIDHYLGKETVQNILFFRFANAIFEPIWDRRYVDHIQITVAESIGIEHRAGYYERAGALRDMFQNHLLQLLCLIAMEPPANFDPETVRDERTKVLKSIRPIPMDQIDRFAVRGQYGPGLVNGREAVGYRAETGVAPDSTTETFAALKLYIDNWRWQGVRFYLRSGKRLATRKAEVAIEFKWVPHLLFKPLTPKDIQPNTLVFRIQPEEGIQLTFQSKHPGSKLCLDNVMMEFDYRGSFKGPSPDAYEHLLLDCLVGDQMLFARRDWVELSWALITPILDTWSKTPRVPIYDAGSMGPRESESLTEQDKRYWRPL, from the coding sequence ATGAGACAGGCCAAAGTCCTGAGGATTCCACCGCCGGAAAGCGCCGCCCAGGAGCCCCAAGCGAACCCCTTCGGCCTGGTGATCTTCGGGGCCTCGGGCGACCTGACCCGGCGAAAGCTGATCCCGGCGCTGTTCCGGCTGCTGCGATCCGACCTGCTGCCGAAGCACTGGTACGTCATCGGATCGGCCCGGACCCGAATGGACGACGATGTCTTCCGAAAACATGTCCGTGAATCCATCCGCGTTGTTGAAGAAATCGAGTCGGTTCGTGCCGCGGAGGTGGACCATTTCCTCGGCCGTTTCCACTATCTGGCCGGCGATTCCCAGGCATCGGCCTACTACGTCCGCCTCGCGAAGCGGCTGAACGAACTGGACAAGGATCATCAGACCGGCGGCAACCGGCTCTTCTATCTGGCCACGCCGCCGGACAGTTATCCGGGCATCATCCGGGAGCTGGGCGAGGCCGGGTTGAACCGGCCCGTCAAGACGGCCCGGTGGAACCGGATCGTGATCGAGAAACCCTTCGGTTCGGACCTGGCCTCGGCCCAGGCCTTGAACCGCAAGGTGGCGCAGGTCTTCAAGGAGGATCAGGTCTACCGGATCGATCACTATCTGGGAAAAGAGACGGTCCAAAACATTCTTTTCTTCCGATTCGCCAACGCGATCTTCGAACCGATCTGGGACCGCCGCTACGTCGATCACATCCAGATCACGGTGGCGGAAAGCATCGGCATCGAGCACCGGGCCGGATATTACGAACGGGCCGGGGCGCTGCGCGACATGTTCCAGAACCACCTGCTGCAGCTCCTCTGCCTCATCGCGATGGAACCCCCCGCGAATTTCGATCCCGAAACGGTCCGCGACGAGCGGACCAAAGTCCTCAAATCGATTCGTCCGATCCCGATGGATCAGATCGACCGGTTCGCCGTCCGCGGCCAGTACGGACCGGGCCTCGTGAACGGCCGGGAGGCCGTCGGCTACCGCGCGGAGACGGGGGTCGCGCCGGATTCGACCACCGAGACTTTTGCGGCCCTCAAGCTTTATATCGACAACTGGCGGTGGCAGGGCGTCCGTTTTTATCTCCGCTCCGGCAAGCGGCTCGCCACGCGCAAGGCCGAGGTCGCGATCGAGTTCAAATGGGTGCCCCATCTGCTTTTCAAACCGCTCACCCCGAAAGACATCCAGCCCAATACGCTGGTCTTCCGCATCCAGCCGGAGGAAGGAATCCAATTGACGTTCCAGTCCAAGCATCCGGGGTCCAAGCTTTGCCTGGACAATGTCATGATGGAATTCGATTATCGGGGCAGTTTCAAAGGCCCTTCCCCCGACGCGTACGAGCACCTTTTACTCGACTGCCTGGTCGGAGACCAGATGCTCTTCGCCCGGCGGGACTGGGTGGAGCTGTCATGGGCCCTCATCACGCCCATCCTGGACACGTGGTCGAAGACGCCCCGGGTGCCGATCTATGACGCCGGAAGCATGGGACCCCGCGAATCGGAGTCGCTCACCGAGCAGGACAAGCGCTATTGGAGACCGCTTTAG
- the pgl gene encoding 6-phosphogluconolactonase, whose protein sequence is MDGSRREIVIAHDPADLHRRASEFVAQDIVERADVRGRVAVALSGGKTPLGLYERLAAGGFRKEIPWPRVHLFWGDERCVPPDHPASNYRAVLETLISRIAIPSENVHRMPAEQADPEKAADEYERRLRAFFLPKGGAWPAFDLVLLGIGSDGHTASLFPGSPALDETRRWVAAPYIEKLKEHRLTLTLPVLNEARRVVFLAAGEDKAEILRDLLGPDRAGTRLPVQRIKPRHGRLIFFLDRSAARFLAPEKSAPP, encoded by the coding sequence ATGGACGGGAGCCGGCGTGAGATCGTGATCGCTCATGACCCGGCCGACCTGCACCGGCGAGCGTCCGAGTTTGTCGCCCAAGACATCGTTGAACGGGCCGACGTCCGCGGCCGGGTCGCGGTCGCCCTCTCGGGCGGGAAGACCCCGCTCGGATTGTACGAACGGCTCGCGGCGGGAGGTTTCCGGAAAGAAATTCCCTGGCCGCGTGTGCATCTGTTCTGGGGCGACGAGCGCTGCGTGCCCCCCGATCATCCGGCGAGCAACTATCGCGCCGTCTTGGAAACGTTGATCTCCCGGATCGCCATCCCGTCCGAAAATGTCCACCGCATGCCGGCGGAGCAGGCCGATCCCGAAAAAGCGGCCGACGAGTACGAGCGGCGGCTGCGGGCGTTTTTCCTGCCGAAGGGAGGGGCGTGGCCGGCCTTCGATCTGGTTCTTTTGGGAATCGGATCGGACGGGCACACGGCGTCCCTCTTTCCGGGTTCGCCCGCGCTGGACGAGACCCGGCGGTGGGTGGCCGCCCCGTACATCGAAAAGCTCAAGGAGCACCGACTGACCCTGACGCTGCCGGTCTTGAACGAGGCGCGGCGGGTGGTCTTTCTCGCGGCCGGTGAAGACAAGGCCGAAATTCTCCGGGATCTGCTCGGCCCGGATCGCGCCGGGACGCGCCTCCCGGTTCAACGGATCAAACCCCGTCACGGCCGATTGATTTTCTTCTTGGACCGGTCGGCCGCCCGTTTCCTCGCTCCGGAAAAGAGTGCTCCGCCATGA
- a CDS encoding glucokinase, producing the protein MILAGDIGGTKTHLALFRRKNRGLAQVRGEIFQSRDYAGLEEAIRKFLPKKKTAIDGACFGVAGPVLDGRCETTNLPWTIEAESIAKSFGIPTVHLLNDLEATAYGSLFLADEDFHTLNPGRPQARGNRAVISAGTGLGEAVLFRDGDGYRASASEGGHTDFGPRNPTEIALLEYLLKRHPHVSYERIVSGPGLLNIHQFMKDTGRAEEPERLRKRMAVEDPAAVITEAASTGRPEVCVKTVELFVSIYGAEAGNLALKALAIGGIFLGGGIAPRILPKLSDGAFMEAFVDKGRYASLLRSIPVRIILNETVGLLGAARYALSNLLTR; encoded by the coding sequence ATGATCCTGGCGGGAGACATCGGGGGAACGAAAACACACCTGGCCCTCTTCCGCAGAAAGAACCGGGGGCTGGCCCAGGTCCGTGGAGAAATTTTTCAAAGCCGCGATTATGCCGGCCTGGAAGAGGCGATCCGGAAATTTCTCCCGAAGAAGAAAACCGCCATCGACGGCGCCTGCTTCGGCGTAGCCGGGCCGGTCCTGGACGGACGCTGCGAGACCACCAACCTGCCCTGGACGATCGAGGCCGAGTCGATCGCAAAATCCTTCGGGATCCCGACCGTCCATCTGCTCAACGATCTGGAGGCGACCGCGTACGGCAGCCTCTTCCTCGCCGATGAGGATTTCCACACCCTGAACCCGGGTCGGCCTCAAGCGCGCGGCAACCGGGCCGTGATCTCGGCCGGAACCGGGCTGGGGGAGGCGGTGCTGTTCCGGGATGGGGACGGGTACCGCGCCTCGGCCTCGGAAGGCGGGCATACCGATTTCGGGCCGCGCAATCCGACCGAGATCGCGTTGCTCGAGTATTTATTGAAGCGCCATCCTCACGTGAGCTACGAACGGATCGTCTCGGGACCCGGGCTTCTGAACATCCATCAATTCATGAAAGACACGGGCCGTGCCGAAGAACCGGAGCGGCTCCGGAAAAGAATGGCCGTCGAGGACCCGGCCGCCGTGATCACCGAGGCCGCGTCGACCGGCCGGCCGGAGGTCTGCGTCAAAACCGTCGAGCTGTTCGTCTCGATCTACGGGGCCGAGGCCGGAAACCTGGCGCTGAAGGCCCTCGCGATCGGCGGAATCTTTCTCGGCGGAGGCATCGCGCCCCGCATCCTGCCGAAACTGTCGGACGGCGCCTTCATGGAGGCCTTCGTCGACAAAGGACGATATGCGTCGCTGCTCCGGTCGATCCCCGTCCGGATCATTTTAAACGAGACGGTCGGACTCCTGGGCGCGGCGCGTTATGCCCTCAGCAACCTTTTGACCAGATGA
- a CDS encoding HAD-IIA family hydrolase yields the protein MKRPQKKQAKSFLIDMDGVLVRGRRLVPEADLFIERLKATGRKFLILTNNSERTPRDLEHRLREIGLKVTTEHIYTSAQATALFLDDQNRKGTAFVIGEAGLIEALHDVGYVITERDPMYVVVGDTQNYDHRRITQAIQLIQSGARFLATNPDVTGPAETGIVPATGALVALIEKATDRRAFFVGKPNPLMIRTALRRLSEHSETTVMVGDRMDTDIVSGIESGLETILVLTGVTRREDVGRFPYRPTRIVESVNRIEL from the coding sequence ATGAAACGCCCGCAGAAAAAACAGGCCAAGAGTTTTCTGATCGACATGGACGGTGTTCTGGTTCGCGGACGCCGGCTCGTTCCGGAAGCGGATCTCTTCATCGAACGGCTGAAAGCGACCGGCCGGAAGTTTTTGATCCTGACCAACAACTCGGAGCGTACGCCGCGCGATTTGGAGCACCGGCTTCGCGAAATCGGGCTGAAGGTCACGACGGAGCATATTTACACCTCGGCCCAGGCCACGGCCCTCTTTCTCGACGATCAAAATCGAAAGGGCACGGCCTTCGTGATCGGGGAGGCGGGACTGATCGAGGCGCTGCACGACGTGGGCTACGTGATCACGGAACGGGATCCCATGTACGTGGTCGTGGGCGACACGCAGAATTACGACCACCGGCGGATCACCCAGGCGATTCAATTGATCCAGAGCGGCGCGCGCTTCCTTGCGACCAATCCGGACGTGACCGGTCCCGCCGAGACGGGGATCGTTCCGGCCACCGGCGCGCTGGTCGCCTTGATCGAAAAGGCGACCGACCGGCGGGCCTTCTTCGTCGGAAAACCGAACCCCCTCATGATCCGCACGGCGCTCCGCCGGCTCTCGGAGCATTCGGAAACCACGGTGATGGTCGGGGACCGGATGGACACCGACATCGTCTCCGGCATCGAGAGCGGGCTGGAAACGATTCTCGTCCTCACCGGCGTGACCCGCCGCGAGGACGTCGGCCGCTTCCCCTACCGCCCGACGCGCATCGTCGAGTCCGTGAACCGGATCGAGTTGTGA
- a CDS encoding DUF4321 domain-containing protein, with product MAVLTKTPWLLIFFILLGGLLGGLLGEILRAIAPQGPLQDIFAKIQNIGLNPPFTIDLKLFTITFGFMLRINLFSILGILLGIYIYKQA from the coding sequence ATGGCCGTCTTGACCAAAACACCCTGGTTGTTGATCTTTTTTATCCTGCTCGGCGGGTTGCTGGGCGGGCTGCTGGGTGAAATTTTAAGGGCCATCGCGCCCCAGGGACCGCTTCAGGACATCTTCGCCAAGATCCAGAACATCGGTCTCAATCCGCCGTTTACGATCGACCTGAAGCTGTTCACGATCACGTTCGGCTTCATGCTCCGGATCAACCTGTTCAGCATCCTGGGAATCCTGCTCGGGATCTATATCTACAAACAGGCGTAA
- the uvrB gene encoding excinuclease ABC subunit UvrB produces the protein MERFRLRADFTPQGDQGRAIAALTEGILREEKHQVLLGVTGSGKTFTMANVIERVQRPTLVIVHNKTLAAQLYHEFRMFFPDNAVAYFVSYYDYYQPEAYLPQTDTYIEKDSSINDAIDRMRHAATSALFDRNDVIIVASVSCIYGLGSPEAYHGMLLYLETGMSIERDAILRKLVEIQYERNDYDLRRGTFRVRGDVLEVFPASSESRAVRIEQFGDTVEALSEIDPLRGEVLRRLPKIAIHPNSHYVIPPDRFQQALEGIASELEERIRFFRNEGRLLEAQRIDQRTRFDLEMIREVGYCHGIENYSRHLSGRRPGEPPPTLLDYFPSNYLLIIDESHATVPQIGGMHEGDRSRKKNLVEYGFRLPSAFDNRPLTFQEFEGHMNQVVYVSATPGPYELDRSRDRQGRVRVVEQIIRPTGLMDPSITVRPAKGQVDHLLGEIKTRVARRERVLVTTLTKRMAEDLTEYYHDLGLKVRYLHSEVETMERTEIIRDLRLGQFDVLVGINLLREGLDLPEVSLVAILDADKEGYLRSYRSLIQTAGRAARNVAGEVILYGDTVTESMRQAIQETDRRRKIQFEYNRAHGITPETVKKGIPMTLYEISEADYVTVPLAAEETEETVPLNEIPGIIRSLEKEMRAAAKDLKFEKAAELRDRIRKLKETELGVK, from the coding sequence ATGGAACGATTCAGACTCCGAGCGGACTTTACTCCTCAAGGGGATCAGGGGAGGGCGATTGCGGCCTTGACCGAGGGGATCCTGCGGGAAGAAAAACATCAGGTGCTCCTGGGCGTGACGGGGTCGGGCAAGACCTTCACGATGGCCAATGTGATCGAGCGGGTCCAAAGGCCGACCCTGGTGATCGTCCACAACAAGACCTTGGCCGCGCAACTCTACCACGAATTCCGGATGTTTTTCCCCGACAACGCCGTCGCCTACTTCGTCAGCTACTACGACTATTACCAGCCGGAGGCCTATCTTCCCCAGACGGACACCTACATCGAAAAGGACTCTTCGATCAACGACGCCATCGACCGGATGCGGCACGCCGCGACCAGCGCGTTGTTCGACCGGAACGACGTGATCATCGTGGCCTCGGTGTCGTGCATCTACGGTCTCGGGTCGCCGGAAGCCTACCACGGGATGTTGCTGTATCTGGAAACGGGGATGTCGATCGAACGGGACGCCATCCTCCGGAAATTGGTCGAGATCCAGTACGAACGGAACGACTATGATCTGCGACGGGGGACCTTCCGGGTGCGCGGCGATGTTCTTGAAGTGTTCCCGGCCTCGTCCGAGAGCCGCGCCGTCCGTATCGAACAGTTCGGCGACACCGTGGAGGCGCTCTCCGAAATCGACCCGCTGCGCGGGGAGGTCTTGCGCCGTCTCCCGAAGATCGCGATCCACCCCAACAGCCATTACGTGATTCCTCCCGACCGCTTCCAGCAGGCCCTGGAGGGGATCGCGTCGGAACTGGAGGAGCGGATTCGGTTTTTCCGGAACGAGGGGCGGCTCTTGGAGGCCCAACGCATCGATCAGCGGACGCGCTTCGATCTGGAGATGATCCGGGAAGTGGGATACTGTCACGGGATCGAGAACTATTCCCGGCATCTCTCCGGCCGCCGTCCGGGCGAACCGCCGCCGACCCTTCTCGACTATTTCCCCTCGAACTACCTCCTGATCATCGACGAGAGCCACGCGACCGTTCCGCAGATCGGAGGGATGCACGAGGGCGACCGGTCTCGGAAGAAAAACCTGGTGGAATACGGGTTCCGTCTGCCGTCCGCCTTCGACAACCGTCCGCTCACGTTCCAGGAGTTTGAGGGACACATGAATCAGGTCGTCTACGTCTCGGCCACGCCCGGCCCGTACGAACTCGATCGGAGCCGGGACCGCCAGGGCCGGGTCCGGGTCGTGGAACAGATCATCCGTCCGACCGGCTTGATGGATCCGTCCATCACAGTCCGGCCGGCCAAGGGACAGGTGGATCATCTTCTGGGCGAGATTAAAACCCGGGTGGCCCGGCGGGAGCGGGTCCTGGTGACGACCCTGACCAAGCGGATGGCGGAGGATCTCACCGAGTATTATCATGACCTGGGTCTCAAAGTTCGCTATCTCCATTCCGAGGTCGAGACGATGGAGCGGACCGAGATCATCCGGGATCTCCGCTTGGGCCAATTCGACGTCCTGGTCGGGATCAACCTTCTCCGGGAGGGTCTGGATCTGCCCGAGGTGTCGCTGGTGGCCATCCTGGACGCCGACAAGGAAGGCTACCTGCGTTCGTACCGGTCCCTCATCCAGACCGCCGGACGGGCGGCCCGCAACGTGGCGGGCGAAGTGATCCTGTACGGGGATACCGTGACCGAGTCGATGCGGCAGGCCATCCAGGAGACCGACCGCCGTCGGAAAATTCAGTTCGAGTACAACCGGGCTCACGGCATCACGCCGGAGACGGTCAAGAAGGGCATTCCCATGACCTTGTACGAGATCTCCGAGGCCGACTACGTCACCGTCCCGCTGGCGGCGGAGGAGACGGAGGAAACCGTTCCGTTGAACGAGATTCCCGGCATCATCCGAAGCCTGGAGAAGGAAATGCGGGCGGCCGCCAAAGACTTGAAATTCGAAAAAGCGGCCGAGCTCCGCGACCGGATTCGAAAACTGAAGGAGACGGAGCTGGGGGTGAAATGA
- a CDS encoding diguanylate cyclase, translated as MLVHLMLAGGNLAACLILVGWVKAVFPDDLLPLFEVLGIYLALGPFLFLIPFKRLHPNPRTGEVLPVYLLALILLSITAAFSLEFHRQVVEFGIPLVIIDPVWIAFVFFVGYLPAALLLCYGLTRAALRPRPLKPILLSPGYGIPIPAKPAQTIAIPAGVAAGAPMSKKEPENPLTLNASQDITDSKPAKERGPSVPMETSDRAKLKQIQDHFSELTNLSLATYDAQGRLLFDPAQENPICEVVQKTTPGQRHCKSYCGKSIGVALQGNESVFLKCEMNLHVFSVPIVLNDKTKLVLQGGKSFFSPQEFTDSHPKAATLDVPMDDLTRLRDRIRLQDNPHLVNAARFLQAAFPYLLSTIHDKNTLSTKFSRLMTLFTLAADLHNNLPELPSTLLNTLGILFNLNTASILLWDRNLQVFKTEAMFGQGTEPLRNYQTDAAFGPLRILIQQQRPVLIHETLEILRAGFPAGITSVHLFPLFTSNRRVMSLFCVFDTPIDEEDVRIISAFCQHVSLVQENVRLQRERQDLAKDVSVFLEIAKTVSSAMDSEEIFSVILDKSTQFVHAEQGSIMLLDEDRRELSIKAMKGLNKKIVELLKIRPGEGISGQVLSSGHPLVVADIDSDDRVTQERRPRYKTRSFISIPLKLNGRTIGVLNVADKVSGEIFSEEDLQLLVSIGAYASVAIERSRFYQKTEELKKISITDSLTGLLNRRYFQERMSEEIERSRRHHLPLSLIMIDVDDFKRVNDSLGHLVGDEVLKVTARCLRNSIRTIDVAARYGGEEFTVILPQTTKADAQTIAERICAEVYRLELPFIKSDQKVVLSVSLGLATYPEDAETLEDLIRNADIALYAAKSQGKNRVIVYGK; from the coding sequence ATGCTCGTCCATTTGATGCTGGCCGGCGGGAATTTGGCTGCGTGTCTCATCCTGGTCGGATGGGTCAAGGCCGTTTTTCCAGACGACCTCCTTCCCCTTTTCGAGGTCTTGGGGATTTATCTGGCCTTGGGGCCCTTCCTCTTCCTGATCCCGTTCAAGCGCCTCCATCCGAACCCTCGGACGGGCGAGGTGCTGCCGGTCTACCTGCTGGCCCTGATCCTGCTGTCCATTACGGCCGCGTTCAGCTTGGAGTTCCACCGGCAAGTCGTCGAATTCGGGATTCCCTTGGTCATCATCGACCCGGTCTGGATCGCCTTCGTTTTCTTTGTCGGTTACCTGCCCGCCGCCCTCCTGCTCTGTTACGGTCTGACCCGCGCGGCGCTTCGGCCGAGACCATTAAAACCGATCCTTCTCAGTCCGGGCTACGGCATTCCGATCCCCGCGAAGCCGGCGCAAACGATCGCCATTCCGGCCGGCGTTGCGGCCGGGGCGCCGATGTCGAAAAAGGAGCCCGAAAATCCGTTGACATTGAACGCCTCGCAGGATATAACCGACTCGAAACCCGCAAAAGAGCGAGGGCCTTCCGTCCCGATGGAAACATCCGATCGCGCGAAACTCAAACAGATCCAGGACCACTTCTCCGAGCTGACGAACCTTTCGCTGGCGACCTATGACGCCCAGGGCCGGCTGCTGTTCGACCCCGCCCAGGAGAATCCGATTTGTGAGGTCGTGCAGAAAACCACCCCGGGTCAGCGTCATTGCAAGTCGTACTGCGGAAAAAGCATCGGGGTCGCGCTTCAAGGGAACGAAAGCGTCTTTTTAAAGTGCGAAATGAACCTTCATGTCTTCTCCGTCCCGATCGTCTTGAACGACAAAACCAAGCTGGTCCTGCAGGGGGGAAAAAGTTTTTTCAGCCCGCAGGAATTCACCGACAGTCATCCCAAAGCCGCAACCCTGGATGTTCCGATGGACGATCTGACGCGGCTGCGCGACCGGATTCGCCTGCAGGACAATCCCCATCTGGTCAACGCCGCGCGGTTTCTCCAAGCCGCCTTCCCGTACCTACTTTCAACGATCCATGATAAAAACACCTTGAGCACCAAATTCTCGCGGTTGATGACGCTGTTCACGCTGGCGGCCGATCTTCATAATAATCTCCCGGAACTGCCTTCCACCCTGCTGAACACGCTGGGAATCCTTTTCAACCTGAACACCGCCTCCATTCTCCTCTGGGACCGGAACCTGCAGGTTTTCAAAACCGAGGCGATGTTCGGCCAAGGAACGGAGCCGCTCCGGAATTATCAAACCGATGCGGCGTTCGGCCCGCTTCGGATATTGATCCAACAACAACGTCCGGTCTTGATTCATGAAACGCTCGAAATTCTGAGAGCCGGTTTCCCGGCCGGGATCACCTCGGTCCATCTCTTTCCCCTGTTCACATCGAACCGGCGCGTCATGAGCCTGTTCTGCGTGTTCGACACGCCGATCGACGAGGAAGACGTCCGGATCATCTCGGCCTTCTGTCAGCACGTTTCCCTGGTTCAGGAAAATGTTCGACTGCAACGGGAGAGGCAGGATCTGGCCAAAGACGTCTCCGTTTTTCTGGAGATCGCCAAAACCGTCAGTTCCGCCATGGACTCCGAAGAAATCTTCTCGGTCATCCTGGACAAGTCCACGCAGTTCGTGCACGCGGAGCAGGGATCGATCATGCTTTTAGACGAAGACCGCCGGGAACTGTCGATCAAGGCGATGAAGGGGTTGAACAAGAAGATCGTGGAGCTGCTGAAGATCCGTCCGGGCGAGGGCATTTCGGGCCAGGTGCTCTCGAGCGGCCACCCGCTGGTGGTGGCGGATATCGATTCGGACGATCGCGTCACGCAGGAAAGACGCCCTCGTTATAAAACCAGGTCGTTCATCAGCATCCCCCTGAAACTGAACGGCCGGACGATCGGGGTTCTCAACGTCGCCGACAAAGTCAGCGGGGAGATCTTTTCGGAGGAAGACCTTCAACTCTTGGTTTCGATCGGGGCCTACGCCTCGGTGGCGATCGAACGGTCCCGGTTCTACCAGAAAACCGAGGAATTGAAAAAAATTTCGATCACCGATTCTTTGACGGGGCTTTTGAACCGCCGTTATTTCCAGGAACGCATGTCCGAGGAAATCGAACGATCCCGCCGGCATCATTTGCCCTTGTCGTTGATCATGATCGACGTGGACGACTTCAAACGGGTGAACGACAGCCTGGGACACCTGGTGGGGGATGAGGTCTTAAAAGTAACGGCCCGATGCCTTCGAAACAGCATCCGGACGATTGATGTGGCCGCCCGGTACGGCGGCGAGGAGTTTACCGTCATCCTGCCCCAAACCACCAAAGCCGACGCCCAGACGATCGCCGAGCGGATCTGCGCCGAGGTTTACCGGTTGGAACTTCCGTTCATCAAATCCGATCAAAAAGTGGTTCTGAGCGTCAGCCTCGGATTGGCCACGTATCCGGAAGACGCCGAGACGCTGGAAGATCTGATCCGCAACGCCGACATCGCCCTCTACGCCGCAAAGTCCCAGGGGAAGAACCGGGTCATCGTGTACGGAAAATAG
- the ftsY gene encoding signal recognition particle-docking protein FtsY, with the protein MLRRLEGALSKTRKRLRQGFESLLHGKKTIDSELLEQMEGILLSADLGVHTSQRLLAGLREQRGRHELADPSRIHALLKTELSALLKNRQGRLDPSGPVPFVVMMVGVNGVGKTTTIGKLALRFGKEGRSVLLVAGDTFRAAAIEQLEIWGRRAGCPVIKHQSGSDPSAVIFDGLSAAKARGTDVVMVDTAGRMHTKFNLMEELKKMKRVMNKALPGSPHETLLVLDATTGQNALSQAKQFHEAVGVTGVVLTKLDGTAKGGVIVAITEELGIPVKLVGVGEGIEDLEAFSVDDFVDGFFGN; encoded by the coding sequence ATGTTGCGGCGTTTAGAAGGCGCCCTGTCCAAGACCCGCAAACGGTTGCGACAAGGCTTCGAAAGTCTGCTGCACGGTAAGAAAACGATCGATTCCGAGCTGCTTGAGCAGATGGAAGGAATTTTATTGTCGGCCGATCTGGGAGTCCACACGTCTCAGCGGCTGCTGGCCGGGCTTCGGGAGCAACGGGGTCGCCATGAGCTCGCCGATCCGTCCCGGATCCATGCGTTGCTGAAGACCGAGTTGTCGGCGCTCTTGAAAAACAGACAGGGCCGGCTGGATCCGAGCGGTCCCGTTCCGTTCGTGGTGATGATGGTCGGGGTGAACGGCGTCGGGAAGACGACAACGATTGGAAAGCTGGCCCTGCGGTTCGGCAAAGAGGGGCGGTCCGTCCTCTTGGTCGCGGGCGACACGTTTCGCGCGGCGGCCATCGAGCAGCTCGAAATCTGGGGCCGGCGGGCGGGCTGTCCCGTGATTAAACATCAGAGCGGATCGGATCCGTCCGCCGTGATCTTCGACGGGCTTTCGGCGGCCAAGGCGCGGGGGACGGACGTGGTGATGGTGGACACCGCCGGCCGGATGCATACGAAATTCAATCTCATGGAGGAGCTCAAAAAGATGAAGCGGGTCATGAACAAGGCCCTGCCGGGAAGTCCCCACGAGACGCTCCTGGTTTTGGACGCGACGACGGGACAGAACGCCCTGTCCCAGGCCAAGCAGTTTCATGAAGCCGTCGGGGTGACGGGCGTGGTACTCACGAAACTGGACGGGACGGCCAAAGGCGGGGTGATTGTCGCCATCACCGAAGAGCTCGGAATCCCGGTGAAGCTGGTGGGGGTCGGCGAGGGGATCGAGGATTTGGAAGCTTTTTCGGTGGACGATTTTGTGGACGGGTTCTTCGGGAATTGA
- the ybeY gene encoding rRNA maturation RNase YbeY, with protein MRIRIANRQRRIPLRTGTYRTWAEKVLRNLGRPEAEISLLFLDDRRIRSLNKIYRGKDRPTDVLAFPLSLPKSVRSKGAAHRGPPPFLGDVVISVPTARRQARDEGHSFGREMASLMIHGILHLLGYDHERPEEARRMTRKERALIRHLF; from the coding sequence ATGAGGATCCGGATCGCGAACCGGCAGCGCCGCATTCCCCTGCGGACCGGAACTTACAGAACGTGGGCCGAAAAGGTTCTTCGCAATCTGGGCCGGCCTGAAGCGGAAATCAGCCTGTTGTTCTTGGACGACCGCCGGATCCGATCCCTCAATAAAATCTATCGCGGCAAGGACCGACCGACCGATGTGCTGGCCTTCCCGTTGTCGCTTCCGAAATCCGTGCGATCGAAGGGCGCGGCGCACCGCGGACCGCCTCCGTTTCTGGGCGACGTTGTCATTTCGGTTCCGACCGCCCGTCGCCAGGCCCGCGACGAGGGTCACAGCTTCGGTCGCGAGATGGCCTCACTGATGATTCATGGTATACTGCATCTGCTGGGTTATGACCATGAAAGGCCGGAAGAGGCCCGCCGGATGACGCGCAAGGAGCGCGCGTTGATCCGGCATCTGTTCTAA